One genomic window of Candidatus Nitrospira nitrosa includes the following:
- a CDS encoding lactonase family protein gives MFQESQRNTPRLRRSHVVCLLPCLVLLSACGDGGEGGLGGLGAIGGERTTGAIVYVTNSGSNSVSGYTVNQATGGLAAIAGSPFPDVPTPSAIAATPNGLFAYIANSQTNKVTAFRVGTNGTLLLGDSNSGNPNPVVVGTAPRALAISRDSQFLYVANSGSDNVSVFKIGTAGVLTLVPQAEGPFKPVGAGVSSPIALAMTPNGRFLYVATSTSSMVTVFQVDASGILTLVPPAGPGTNPISSGGTGLTAIGLSPNGQFLYVTNGTSNNVTMFRVEPSGLLTLIPPTGSNPVSTGGTTPNGLAVGADGAHLYVANGGGSVSVFAIGSSGLLTLVPAVGASQNPIPTLTGSNPVALAVSPDGLFLYVANRATSVSGGTISAYTIVSGTGALVPVTQLLGNPFRAENTPSAIATLGPAS, from the coding sequence ATGTTTCAGGAAAGCCAGCGGAACACACCACGGCTGAGACGATCGCACGTCGTCTGTCTCCTTCCGTGTTTGGTGCTTCTGTCTGCTTGTGGTGATGGAGGGGAAGGTGGGCTTGGTGGACTCGGTGCGATCGGAGGAGAACGTACGACAGGTGCGATCGTCTACGTCACCAATAGTGGATCCAATAGTGTGTCCGGATACACCGTGAACCAGGCGACCGGGGGGCTCGCGGCCATTGCCGGTTCTCCATTCCCCGATGTTCCGACTCCGTCGGCGATCGCCGCAACCCCCAACGGGTTGTTCGCCTACATAGCCAACAGCCAGACGAACAAAGTGACAGCCTTCCGGGTTGGCACCAATGGTACGTTGTTGCTTGGAGACTCGAACTCTGGAAATCCCAATCCGGTTGTTGTGGGCACAGCCCCGCGTGCCCTTGCGATCTCAAGAGATTCTCAATTCCTGTATGTGGCGAACAGTGGATCAGATAATGTAAGCGTCTTTAAGATAGGCACGGCCGGAGTGCTGACGCTTGTTCCACAAGCGGAGGGGCCTTTCAAGCCGGTCGGTGCAGGGGTGTCCTCGCCGATTGCATTGGCGATGACTCCGAATGGGCGGTTTCTATATGTTGCCACCAGTACCTCCAGCATGGTCACGGTATTTCAGGTCGATGCGTCCGGGATACTCACGCTCGTACCGCCGGCTGGACCGGGTACGAATCCTATTTCATCAGGTGGGACAGGGCTCACGGCGATCGGGCTCTCCCCGAACGGACAGTTTCTCTATGTGACCAACGGGACGTCCAACAACGTGACGATGTTTCGAGTTGAACCATCCGGGCTGCTCACACTGATTCCACCGACCGGTTCCAATCCAGTTTCGACAGGTGGAACGACTCCAAACGGTCTTGCGGTGGGAGCCGATGGGGCTCATCTTTATGTGGCCAATGGAGGAGGAAGTGTATCGGTGTTTGCGATAGGGAGCAGTGGTTTACTGACTCTCGTGCCGGCCGTAGGGGCAAGCCAAAATCCTATTCCCACGCTCACAGGGTCGAATCCTGTGGCGCTTGCGGTTTCTCCGGACGGACTGTTCTTGTATGTGGCGAATCGTGCCACCAGTGTCTCAGGAGGCACGATCTCGGCCTACACGATCGTCTCTGGAACAGGTGCGTTGGTGCCCGTCACGCAGCTTCTGGGGAATCCCTTTCGTGCGGAGAATACGCCTTCCGCCATTGCCACGCTTGGACCAGCGTCCTGA
- a CDS encoding methyl-accepting chemotaxis protein, translating into MIGLFQRRQLFVHPVQYWCIGTTLVYVACLLITLYAVIFLPMVQPLYDPSVSWEQHAQVASQFLELHSRIWPWLIITFLALLLHSLYFMHRIAGPLYRFSTLFRSIGSGDLHQRARLRKHDYLHREAQAFNTMLDSLENRIQTINLHSALVTEAYEAVAIHVQAQAPGQITSALQTLDEEIRRFKGCLADFALKIENMPEQQQFEFGESAQKDLPAIRKAA; encoded by the coding sequence ATGATTGGTCTCTTTCAACGGAGACAGTTGTTCGTGCATCCCGTCCAATACTGGTGTATTGGGACCACGCTGGTCTACGTGGCTTGTCTGTTGATCACGCTGTATGCCGTGATCTTTCTGCCGATGGTACAGCCGCTTTACGACCCATCCGTATCCTGGGAACAGCATGCGCAGGTGGCGTCCCAGTTTCTTGAGCTCCATTCTCGGATCTGGCCCTGGCTGATCATCACCTTCCTTGCGTTGCTCCTCCACTCCCTGTATTTCATGCACCGCATTGCCGGGCCACTGTACCGCTTCTCTACCCTCTTTCGGTCGATCGGAAGCGGCGATCTGCATCAACGGGCACGGTTACGCAAACACGACTACCTCCATCGGGAGGCACAGGCATTCAACACAATGCTGGATAGTCTTGAAAATCGGATCCAGACCATCAACCTCCACTCAGCGCTGGTCACCGAAGCCTATGAAGCGGTGGCGATCCACGTGCAGGCACAGGCACCCGGGCAAATCACATCCGCGCTGCAGACACTCGACGAAGAAATTCGCCGATTCAAGGGCTGCCTGGCAGACTTCGCGTTGAAGATCGAGAACATGCCTGAGCAACAACAGTTCGAATTTGGTGAGTCCGCTCAAAAAGACTTACCAGCGATCAGGAAGGCTGCCTAA
- a CDS encoding response regulator encodes MLPHSLFHSRIGRRILGLFVLCALVPTSLLGWMSYRQVTQELIVQSAARLKQESKSQGMVLYNHLLTLTADLSRISRELPQDGTVTEEVAITTSVKELAHRFRDVRLTPATGPHRRELTQSQTAHLQEGKSLLEVSPAPDQLPQLTLTRLVNPAHWEAGLLSAHLDGTELWSTQVKETLPGDTDLVVEDGDRHELYSTFGKPVVLPDFRRHDSAAPMGNGMIWQLDTHEYIAGAWSMPLRHTFLVEPWTIVLSQTRASALAPVERFRHTFFLVIACALSAVVLLSLAHIRRSLRPVTLLKEGTARLATGDFSTQVTVQSGDEFEELADSFNSMTDKLNQQFHMLETLSAISQAILSSHEPATMVKIVQSRITESIACDAVGMTLLNPEEAGPTELSVRYIQRQSDETTIYPCQLSEEHLAAMTAHPHHMAAPATALPSYLSLMMRPGLSLFIIFPIIVNERVSGALVLAYRQRKSPPAHDVTYARRLADQVAIALANSLAIQARLQAQSELVGAVDAKQQAEEQATLLQATNQSLATKEERLRHQQSATLALVQDRTVFEGSLPVTAKQLTTIAAQALLVDRVSAWIYDEQTQSLYCLDQYDQVAMQHTFGQKLLRGQYPHYLSALDRGQLIAAAQAVQDPTFQELGPALLSPSRIGARLDAPFHTQGKLAGVVSIEQISSPRDWASDEQQFAQALANFMTLVLEAARRRESEEALAIAKLAAEDATKAKAEFLANMSHEIRTPMNGVIGMTEILARTPLSETQRHYVETIYNSGDTLLTLINDILDFSKIEAGKLEIQSTSIDLREIVERTAEQLAERAQRKRLNLLVDYPPSVPSTVNGDPIRIRQIITNLLGNAIKFTLEGEVILRVTLESPASGLNEPARIKLAVIDTGSGISPEGQAKLFQSFSQVDGASTRVHGGTGLGLSICKQLSALMGGTIGVSSMIGQGSTFWVILPFLLQSVAPTSTDTDAAFGDLCLCTAVDASSTRHVLAQYFSSWGISPHMADSEGEFLEHIMTGLAAEHGPVIAVIDERFDQMPDTQIVQTLLSDPTLQSVKIIRLVSLIRRADVEQDTPSVHMHYVTKPIRFHALYHALGNALADEAITTQHTHPEPAAPTLSGHILLGEDNAVNQEIALLMLQSMGCTVTVAQNGREVLEHAQRSHYDVILMDCQMPEMDGFEATTRIREWERHESRAPMPIIALTAHATPGDRKQCLAKGMNDYIAKPFSMEQLQTVLTTWLSSSPTTDIQQLPASSQSSLRPSIPSASASAPDSDATFIVDRNAWKSITGLQRPGNPDVLAQILSLYLADSHEVVATIRQGMANENAQVVSQAAHSLRSRSAMLGAVSLSKLCRQLEDLSRQGQLTEAEPLVDPLSEAFAHASQIFQAELERRPT; translated from the coding sequence ATGCTGCCTCATTCCCTCTTTCACAGTCGCATCGGACGCCGTATTCTCGGGCTGTTCGTCCTCTGCGCGCTGGTTCCAACCTCCCTCCTTGGATGGATGTCCTACCGCCAGGTCACCCAGGAACTGATCGTCCAATCAGCCGCCCGGCTCAAGCAAGAGAGCAAGTCCCAGGGAATGGTGCTCTATAATCATCTTCTCACCCTCACCGCAGACCTGAGCCGAATTTCGAGGGAGCTGCCGCAAGACGGCACGGTGACCGAAGAAGTTGCGATCACCACATCAGTCAAGGAACTGGCTCATCGCTTTCGTGACGTACGGCTCACTCCCGCTACAGGTCCTCATCGACGGGAACTCACACAGTCTCAGACTGCCCATCTCCAGGAGGGCAAATCATTGCTCGAGGTCTCTCCCGCTCCCGATCAGCTGCCGCAACTGACGCTGACTCGTCTCGTCAATCCCGCGCACTGGGAAGCCGGGTTGCTCTCCGCACACCTTGACGGTACAGAGCTATGGAGCACACAGGTCAAGGAGACGTTGCCGGGCGATACGGATCTCGTCGTCGAAGATGGCGACCGTCATGAGCTCTACTCGACCTTTGGGAAGCCAGTCGTACTCCCGGACTTTCGTCGACATGACAGCGCCGCTCCCATGGGCAACGGGATGATATGGCAATTAGACACCCACGAGTATATCGCCGGGGCCTGGTCGATGCCGCTCCGTCATACGTTTCTGGTCGAACCATGGACGATTGTCCTCAGCCAAACGCGAGCCTCGGCCTTGGCACCAGTCGAACGATTCCGCCACACATTCTTCCTGGTGATCGCGTGCGCATTGAGCGCTGTCGTCCTGCTCAGCCTTGCTCATATCCGACGAAGCCTCAGACCGGTGACATTGCTGAAAGAGGGGACCGCGCGTCTGGCCACCGGAGATTTCTCGACCCAGGTGACCGTTCAGAGCGGCGATGAATTCGAGGAGTTAGCTGATTCGTTCAACAGCATGACGGACAAGCTGAATCAACAGTTTCACATGCTGGAGACGCTCTCGGCGATCAGCCAGGCCATTCTCTCGAGCCATGAGCCGGCCACTATGGTAAAAATCGTACAATCCCGCATCACGGAAAGCATCGCCTGTGACGCCGTGGGAATGACGCTGCTCAATCCCGAAGAGGCCGGCCCCACTGAATTGTCCGTCCGCTACATTCAGCGCCAATCAGACGAGACGACGATCTATCCATGTCAGCTTTCCGAGGAACATCTGGCTGCCATGACGGCGCATCCTCACCACATGGCGGCACCAGCGACTGCGCTCCCCTCTTATCTGTCTTTGATGATGCGACCAGGCCTCTCGCTCTTCATCATATTTCCGATCATCGTGAACGAGCGTGTCAGTGGAGCATTGGTACTCGCCTATCGCCAACGGAAGTCTCCGCCTGCTCATGATGTGACCTATGCTCGCCGGCTGGCCGACCAGGTGGCCATTGCGTTGGCGAACAGCCTGGCGATTCAGGCACGTCTGCAGGCCCAGTCGGAATTGGTTGGGGCGGTGGATGCCAAGCAGCAGGCGGAAGAACAGGCCACGCTCCTTCAAGCGACGAATCAATCATTGGCCACAAAGGAGGAACGGCTACGCCACCAACAGAGTGCGACGCTGGCCCTGGTCCAAGACCGCACGGTGTTCGAGGGATCACTCCCCGTCACGGCGAAGCAGTTGACGACTATCGCGGCACAGGCGCTGCTCGTCGATCGAGTCAGCGCCTGGATTTATGACGAACAGACCCAGTCGCTCTACTGTCTTGATCAGTATGATCAGGTCGCCATGCAACATACGTTCGGGCAAAAGCTGCTCCGTGGACAATACCCACACTATCTATCAGCCCTTGACCGGGGACAGCTTATAGCAGCGGCACAGGCGGTCCAGGACCCGACCTTTCAGGAGCTGGGTCCCGCACTCCTCTCGCCGAGCCGGATCGGAGCAAGGCTTGATGCTCCGTTTCACACACAAGGCAAGCTGGCCGGCGTCGTCTCAATTGAGCAGATTAGCTCCCCCCGGGACTGGGCATCCGATGAACAGCAGTTCGCCCAAGCCTTGGCAAACTTCATGACGTTGGTGCTTGAGGCCGCACGACGTCGTGAATCCGAAGAAGCCTTGGCCATCGCGAAACTCGCGGCCGAAGATGCGACAAAGGCCAAGGCTGAATTTCTGGCGAACATGAGCCACGAGATCCGAACCCCCATGAACGGCGTCATCGGGATGACTGAGATCCTGGCTCGCACACCGCTCTCAGAGACCCAGCGCCACTACGTCGAGACGATCTACAACTCCGGCGACACCCTCTTGACCCTGATCAACGATATCCTTGATTTTTCCAAGATCGAGGCTGGCAAACTGGAGATCCAATCAACATCGATCGACTTGCGCGAAATCGTCGAACGCACGGCGGAACAGTTGGCGGAACGGGCCCAACGAAAAAGACTCAACCTTCTGGTTGACTATCCCCCCTCCGTTCCAAGCACAGTGAACGGAGACCCCATCCGCATCCGTCAAATCATCACGAACTTGCTTGGCAATGCCATCAAATTCACCCTGGAAGGTGAAGTCATCCTACGCGTGACCCTCGAGTCTCCGGCATCCGGACTGAACGAACCGGCCCGAATCAAACTCGCCGTCATCGATACAGGCTCCGGTATCAGTCCGGAAGGACAGGCAAAACTCTTTCAATCCTTTTCGCAGGTGGATGGGGCCTCGACGCGCGTTCACGGCGGGACGGGCCTTGGTCTGAGCATCTGCAAACAGCTTAGTGCATTGATGGGGGGAACCATTGGTGTCAGCAGCATGATCGGTCAAGGCAGCACCTTCTGGGTCATACTTCCGTTCCTGCTTCAGTCGGTTGCGCCCACGTCCACCGACACCGATGCTGCATTTGGAGATCTGTGCCTATGCACAGCCGTCGATGCCTCTTCGACTCGCCATGTCCTGGCACAGTACTTTTCCTCCTGGGGTATTTCCCCACACATGGCCGACAGCGAGGGTGAGTTCCTCGAGCACATCATGACGGGGCTCGCAGCCGAACATGGGCCGGTCATCGCAGTGATCGATGAACGCTTCGACCAAATGCCCGATACGCAAATCGTCCAGACCTTGCTCTCCGACCCGACACTACAATCCGTCAAGATCATCCGACTTGTCTCGCTCATCAGGCGAGCAGATGTTGAGCAGGATACCCCATCGGTTCACATGCACTATGTGACCAAACCAATCCGGTTCCACGCACTGTATCACGCCTTAGGCAACGCGCTCGCCGACGAGGCGATCACTACGCAACACACGCATCCGGAGCCGGCAGCACCGACCTTATCAGGTCATATCCTCCTGGGAGAAGACAACGCGGTAAACCAAGAAATCGCCCTGCTCATGCTCCAAAGCATGGGATGTACCGTAACCGTGGCTCAGAACGGCCGAGAGGTCCTCGAGCATGCCCAACGATCCCACTACGATGTGATCTTGATGGATTGCCAAATGCCGGAAATGGATGGATTCGAAGCCACCACGCGAATCCGTGAATGGGAGCGGCATGAATCACGAGCCCCGATGCCGATTATCGCCCTCACGGCCCATGCGACGCCAGGCGATCGTAAACAGTGCCTGGCCAAGGGGATGAACGATTACATCGCAAAGCCCTTCTCGATGGAACAACTACAGACCGTCTTGACCACGTGGCTCTCCTCCAGTCCTACGACCGACATCCAACAGCTGCCGGCTTCAAGCCAATCCAGCCTCAGACCTTCCATACCCAGCGCATCGGCCTCCGCCCCAGATTCAGACGCCACATTCATCGTTGATCGAAACGCCTGGAAATCGATTACAGGCCTCCAACGACCGGGGAACCCGGATGTGTTGGCCCAAATCTTGTCACTGTATTTGGCTGATTCCCATGAGGTGGTAGCAACGATCCGTCAAGGCATGGCCAACGAGAATGCACAGGTGGTGAGCCAGGCAGCCCATAGCCTTCGATCGAGAAGTGCGATGCTCGGGGCCGTCTCACTCTCCAAACTTTGCCGTCAGCTCGAAGACCTCAGTCGCCAGGGACAGCTCACGGAAGCCGAACCATTGGTAGACCCACTGAGCGAGGCGTTCGCCCACGCCAGCCAGATCTTTCAGGCCGAGCTTGAGAGGAGACCCACATGA
- a CDS encoding methyl-accepting chemotaxis protein produces the protein MGQPLRATNTSKQDLEPPADQSPVGESPRQPPTLTVVPADRIDPESQTDRPHSRRWINMVHPLQVRMLSQVIIYSLIIFLLLAIPVFKPLMQALDNPALSWQERAVVANDLLNLHSRFWPWALGAGLVVVLHCIHSMRLMHRVAGPLSRLTHVFPQIGNGNLCVRTTLRQGDYLTPEVDLVNHMTAQLHSKITAIKHMQVLLALDATRIRELALAKEDPALATLAKQMEQNLSGLKSSLDTFKTHSG, from the coding sequence ATGGGGCAACCACTTCGCGCGACCAACACATCGAAACAGGACCTGGAGCCACCGGCGGATCAAAGCCCTGTAGGAGAATCTCCACGCCAGCCTCCCACGCTCACCGTCGTACCAGCGGATCGGATCGATCCAGAATCTCAGACTGATCGTCCTCACTCGAGGCGTTGGATCAACATGGTGCACCCGCTGCAGGTCCGCATGCTGAGTCAGGTCATCATCTATTCATTGATCATCTTCCTGTTGTTGGCCATTCCCGTGTTCAAACCGCTCATGCAAGCACTCGATAATCCCGCGCTGTCATGGCAAGAGCGAGCCGTCGTCGCCAACGATCTCCTCAACCTCCACTCCAGATTCTGGCCATGGGCGCTTGGTGCCGGCCTCGTGGTCGTGCTCCATTGCATACACTCCATGCGGCTGATGCATCGGGTGGCCGGCCCTCTCTCTCGACTTACACATGTGTTCCCTCAGATCGGCAACGGCAACCTGTGCGTTCGCACCACCTTGCGTCAGGGGGACTATTTGACCCCGGAGGTCGACCTGGTCAATCACATGACGGCTCAGCTGCACTCGAAGATCACGGCGATCAAACACATGCAGGTCCTCCTGGCGCTCGATGCCACCCGGATTAGGGAACTGGCTCTGGCGAAAGAGGATCCTGCCTTGGCCACCCTCGCAAAGCAGATGGAACAGAATTTATCGGGACTGAAGTCCTCTTTGGATACATTTAAAACTCATAGCGGTTAG
- a CDS encoding alpha/beta fold hydrolase has product MHFALRIAFWMCKPFLLILPKHPIWPFHSGKHSEAVAIRPVLFQFLHMNRNDPNPPSTTACSYGQVSANQLSFRVAMAGTGERLVLCLHGFPECARSWRYQLQPLAEAGYRVWAPDLRGYGGTTRPVGLEAYAIESLLEDVSGLLTAAGTSEAILVGHDWGGIIAWYYALRHPNRIKALVILNAPHPACFERELRHWRQMRRSWYMGIFQIPRLPEAVLSMGQGYVIGKIFERMAVHRQHMPDDIVTRYRQQACTPGALTAMLNYYRAAIRGKGALRQRKGGYPTINIPTLVIWGLQDQALVRHNLDGLGHFVSNLTVVPIASAGHFVHEDEPNRVTEEVVAWLQNL; this is encoded by the coding sequence ATGCACTTCGCGCTGCGGATTGCCTTCTGGATGTGCAAGCCATTTCTCCTGATCTTGCCGAAACACCCAATTTGGCCGTTCCATTCCGGTAAGCATAGCGAAGCCGTCGCAATCCGACCAGTACTTTTTCAATTCTTGCACATGAATAGGAACGACCCGAATCCTCCCAGCACAACGGCCTGCTCCTATGGGCAGGTCTCGGCCAATCAGCTGTCCTTTCGAGTCGCCATGGCGGGAACGGGAGAACGGCTGGTGCTCTGCCTGCATGGTTTCCCAGAGTGCGCGCGTTCATGGAGATACCAGCTTCAGCCGCTGGCAGAAGCCGGCTATCGAGTTTGGGCCCCTGATCTCCGTGGCTATGGTGGAACGACCCGTCCCGTTGGTCTTGAGGCCTACGCAATCGAGTCATTGCTGGAAGACGTCAGCGGACTGCTGACGGCCGCAGGGACCTCGGAGGCCATCCTGGTTGGACACGACTGGGGAGGCATCATCGCCTGGTACTATGCCCTGCGGCACCCGAACCGCATCAAAGCTCTTGTGATCTTGAACGCCCCACACCCGGCCTGCTTCGAGCGGGAACTCAGGCACTGGCGACAAATGCGCCGCTCCTGGTACATGGGGATATTTCAGATTCCTCGACTTCCTGAAGCCGTGTTGTCCATGGGACAGGGGTACGTCATCGGAAAAATCTTCGAGCGTATGGCGGTTCATCGCCAGCACATGCCAGACGACATCGTTACGCGCTACCGGCAACAGGCCTGCACGCCAGGCGCCCTCACTGCCATGCTGAACTACTATCGCGCGGCAATTCGCGGGAAAGGGGCGCTGCGTCAGCGCAAGGGAGGCTATCCCACCATCAACATTCCCACACTTGTCATCTGGGGACTCCAGGACCAGGCACTTGTGCGTCACAATCTTGATGGGTTAGGACATTTCGTAAGCAACCTGACTGTAGTCCCAATAGCCAGTGCAGGCCATTTCGTACATGAAGACGAGCCGAACCGTGTGACAGAGGAGGTAGTGGCCTGGCTGCAGAATCTATGA
- a CDS encoding type IV pilin protein, which translates to MKHESTFILGIPSFRTTRRSRSCLRHAGGFSLIELMLAVSIMGVLAALAVPNYMDFIEKARVARAISELHGLAKDIKGFALAVGAYPNSLADVGLSTRLDPWGTPYQYYRINCGTTDDITSLAKLKLRQKNNSRTVPAGYSFSADSQWLVSLAIHNGQSQGYLHLTAAGGNGGGGGNNSGSGGGTSAGNSGSTGGGGSTGGGPPCGGVGGARKDRFLVPINSDFDMYSMGKNLDSVASLNPPKSQDDVIRASDGGFYGLARNF; encoded by the coding sequence ATGAAGCACGAGAGCACATTCATTCTGGGGATACCCTCATTTCGTACAACCCGACGGTCCCGATCGTGTCTCCGGCATGCTGGCGGATTTAGTCTCATTGAACTCATGCTCGCCGTCTCAATCATGGGCGTTTTGGCCGCTCTGGCCGTCCCGAATTACATGGATTTTATCGAGAAGGCACGCGTGGCACGAGCCATCTCGGAACTGCACGGTCTCGCCAAAGACATCAAAGGATTTGCCTTGGCGGTCGGAGCTTATCCGAATAGCCTCGCAGATGTCGGTCTTAGCACGAGGCTGGATCCCTGGGGGACTCCCTATCAGTACTACCGCATCAATTGCGGGACGACTGATGACATCACCAGCCTGGCCAAACTGAAATTGCGGCAGAAGAATAATTCACGAACGGTTCCCGCCGGCTACTCATTTTCAGCAGACAGTCAATGGCTTGTCTCGTTGGCCATCCATAATGGACAGTCTCAAGGTTACCTGCATCTTACTGCTGCCGGCGGCAACGGGGGTGGAGGCGGGAATAACAGCGGAAGTGGTGGGGGGACAAGTGCGGGCAATAGCGGGAGTACCGGAGGAGGTGGCAGTACCGGGGGTGGACCGCCCTGCGGAGGCGTGGGAGGAGCCAGGAAAGACCGGTTCCTTGTTCCGATTAACTCGGACTTCGACATGTACAGTATGGGAAAGAATCTCGATTCAGTTGCCTCGTTGAACCCACCGAAGAGCCAAGATGACGTGATTCGCGCAAGCGACGGCGGATTTTATGGCCTGGCTAGGAACTTTTAG
- a CDS encoding putative bifunctional diguanylate cyclase/phosphodiesterase, with the protein MTSSIQPSLPLALIVDDDATFRMLSRMSLEQGDLRVEDASSGEAAVAFVSSTMPDIIILDLQMPGMNGFAVCEHIRRLPHGTFVPILIMTGLDDVDSIAQAYERGATDFIVKPCHGLMLSQRVRYMLRASHTMGALRTSESQLAQAQRIARLGGWEWDPANDRMDLSEAACRILGAQPGTIDSTHSTYLACVHDEDRELVSQALHRTIADGTGVDMDHRLIPRDGVNRVVHLLGEVMTDSSAQARRLIGTVQDVTDARAAEMKIYFMANYDSLTHLPNRTLFLHRVGQVLTSGTGSRGAVFVISLDRYHRICDLHGAQSGDDFIREVATRLQQVLAANITVAHPPGADPSILARLNDGQFTLFLANLAVPEDAARVAQNCLEALRIPFQIKSASVVLSANIGIAIPGSDGTEAEQILRNAGTAAQSAARNGSNGYQFYSHTMNVSIAARVNLEQDLRTAVSENQFILHYQPQVDILSEKVIGFEALIRWQHPTRGLISPAEFIPVAEEEELMIQMGEWVIKSVAQQQRIWHKNGLAPTTVAINLSGLHFRQPNLASRVKSLVYTEGGNPQDIELELTESVLMRDAASTTTLLQELKASGFRLAIDDFGTGYSSLAYLEQFPIDTLKIDQAFIKDLKLGKEDSPITRAIVGMGRALKLHIVAEGVETHDQLAYLRLQGCDAYQGYLFSKPVPAQQLQYLLRDRFSDEGSRTRDRSRTRLAS; encoded by the coding sequence ATGACCAGCTCGATCCAACCGTCTCTCCCGCTGGCGCTGATCGTCGACGATGATGCCACCTTTCGCATGCTCTCACGTATGAGCCTTGAACAGGGCGATCTCCGTGTCGAGGATGCCAGCAGCGGGGAAGCCGCCGTCGCATTCGTCTCGTCCACAATGCCCGATATCATCATCCTAGACTTGCAAATGCCCGGCATGAATGGATTTGCCGTGTGTGAACACATCCGTCGGCTGCCGCACGGAACGTTCGTGCCGATTCTCATCATGACCGGCCTCGACGATGTCGACTCAATCGCACAGGCTTATGAAAGGGGCGCTACCGACTTTATCGTGAAACCCTGCCATGGGCTCATGCTCAGCCAGCGAGTTCGGTACATGTTGCGCGCCAGCCACACGATGGGTGCCCTTCGCACCAGCGAATCTCAATTGGCCCAAGCACAACGGATCGCTCGCCTTGGTGGTTGGGAATGGGATCCGGCCAACGATCGGATGGATCTTTCGGAAGCAGCCTGTCGGATTCTTGGAGCCCAGCCCGGCACCATCGACTCCACACACTCCACGTATCTGGCCTGTGTCCACGACGAAGACCGAGAATTGGTGAGCCAAGCTCTCCACAGGACGATCGCCGACGGAACAGGAGTGGATATGGACCACCGGCTCATACCTCGCGACGGCGTAAACCGCGTAGTCCATCTTCTGGGTGAAGTCATGACGGACAGCAGCGCGCAGGCTCGCCGCCTCATTGGAACGGTACAGGATGTCACCGATGCGCGGGCTGCTGAAATGAAGATCTATTTCATGGCGAACTACGATAGTTTGACACATCTTCCCAACCGAACCCTCTTTCTCCATCGCGTCGGTCAAGTCCTGACATCCGGCACAGGTAGCCGTGGTGCGGTCTTCGTCATAAGTTTGGATCGGTATCACCGCATCTGTGATCTGCATGGTGCTCAAAGCGGAGATGACTTCATCCGAGAGGTAGCCACACGGCTGCAACAAGTTCTCGCAGCGAACATCACGGTCGCCCACCCCCCGGGTGCCGATCCGTCGATACTGGCACGCCTCAATGATGGTCAGTTTACGCTGTTCTTAGCCAATCTCGCCGTGCCGGAGGATGCGGCTCGGGTCGCCCAGAATTGTCTCGAGGCACTGCGCATTCCGTTTCAGATTAAATCGGCCAGCGTGGTGCTCTCGGCCAATATCGGAATTGCGATACCTGGTTCCGACGGCACCGAGGCAGAACAGATCCTACGCAACGCCGGCACGGCCGCTCAGTCGGCCGCACGGAACGGTTCCAACGGCTATCAGTTCTACTCTCATACGATGAATGTCTCGATCGCCGCTCGAGTCAATCTTGAACAAGACTTACGCACCGCCGTGTCTGAAAACCAGTTTATTCTGCACTACCAACCGCAGGTGGACATTCTTTCCGAAAAAGTCATTGGGTTTGAAGCGCTGATCCGATGGCAACATCCGACCCGCGGGCTGATCTCCCCTGCCGAGTTCATCCCGGTCGCGGAAGAGGAGGAGCTGATGATCCAAATGGGCGAATGGGTCATCAAAAGCGTCGCGCAACAACAGCGGATCTGGCACAAAAACGGATTGGCTCCGACGACTGTGGCGATCAATCTATCCGGACTTCATTTTCGACAGCCCAACCTCGCCAGCCGGGTGAAGTCGCTGGTCTACACGGAGGGTGGTAACCCGCAGGATATCGAGTTGGAACTGACCGAAAGCGTGCTCATGAGGGACGCCGCCTCAACAACCACCCTTTTGCAGGAACTCAAGGCGTCCGGCTTTCGACTCGCCATCGATGATTTTGGAACGGGCTACTCCTCCCTTGCCTATCTGGAACAGTTCCCGATCGACACGCTCAAGATCGACCAGGCCTTCATCAAGGATCTCAAGCTTGGCAAGGAGGATTCACCGATCACGCGGGCGATTGTGGGCATGGGGCGTGCGCTCAAGCTGCACATCGTCGCCGAAGGGGTGGAAACCCACGATCAACTGGCCTATCTTCGACTACAAGGCTGTGATGCCTATCAAGGGTATCTCTTTAGTAAACCCGTGCCCGCGCAACAGCTCCAGTACCTGCTACGGGACCGTTTTTCGGATGAGGGATCCCGGACCAGGGATCGATCGCGAACTCGGTTAGCGAGCTGA